One Salvia splendens isolate huo1 chromosome 12, SspV2, whole genome shotgun sequence genomic window carries:
- the LOC121758391 gene encoding lateral signaling target protein 2-like, with the protein MDFSHETSDLQSFKDHGENVTGSRSSVFLAEESVSDFCSKQENRESNTKVNPTSQHDDLENCLLELAENPSEDSMRQIISDTGKLDLKSSPDEVGQSIYDHDISSSADSGDRLPKCEEEPNTRNGDPAHLISRTKGCDSSLTVENDEGNATLDPHISTMDINGALSPQNIVVDSKGDSGSRNCEEEKYFYYETPLCEDTGAWIPVSVPPMTENDREEWTRGRCSNGGYVPEEDMGWNQYIGEDKELTMWDVVVEMLLAARGKLNSLASGDIIGMSLISTQLVEQAWKEMAQTLTEANFSSTQEILESEPPKWLPDSSASSCMLCGVRFHPIMCTRHHCRFCGGIFCNECTKGRSLLPENFRTGDPQRVCDVCCVRLESVQPYLMNQVSRASQFPTHDLTDLSTLRSWVNFPWGQSMEYEIYKAANTICSYASVGLRQEKRIPEAILRDAKGLAILTVVKVGAVVTYNVGTGLVVALREDGSWSPPSAISSFGAGWGAQAGGELTDFIIVLRTYDAVKTFCSDAHVSIGAGASAAVGTIGRTAEAGLRAGDGGYAACYTYSCSKGAFIGCSLEGSMVTTRARENSRFYGSQSLDALKILLGSLPQPPAAATLYRALEDLYRQMER; encoded by the exons ATGGATTTTTCTCATGAAACTAGTGATCTTCAATCGTTTAAGGACCATGGGGAGAATGTAACGGGTAGCAGAAGCTCCGTTTTCCTAGCTGAAGAGTCTGTTTCTGACTTTTGTTCTAAGCAAGAAAACCGGGAGAGTAATACAAAAGTGAATCCTACGAGCCAACACGATGATTTGGAAAACTGTCTTCTTGAATTGGCTGAAAATCCAAGCGAGGACTCTATGCGCCAAATTATATCCGATACTGGGAAACTTGACCTCAAGTCTTCACCTGATGAAGTAGGACAGTCAATTTATGATCATGACATCTCCAGTTCTGCTGATTCGGGTGATAGGTTACCTAAGTGTGAAGAGGAGCCTAATACTAGGAATGGAGATCCAGCTCATCTAATATCTAGGACTAAGGGATGTGATTCTTCGTTAACTGTAGAGAATGATGAAGGGAATGCAACTTTGGATCCACACATAAGCACTATGGATATCAATGGGGCACTGTCACCCCAAAATATAGTGGTTGATAGCAAGGGAGATTCGGGTTCCAGAAATTGTGAAGAAGAGAAATACTTCTATTATGAAACGCCTCTTTGTGAAGACACGGGGGCTTGGATACCTGTTTCTGTCCCTCCAATGACCGAAAATGACCGTGAAGAGTGGACCAGAGGGCGGTGCTCAAATGGTGGTTACGTTCCTGAAGAAGATATGGGCTGGAATCAGTACATTGGTGAAGATAAAGAATTGACCATGTGGGATGTGGTGGTGGAGATGTTACTTGCAGCGCGTGGAAAGTTGAATTCTCTTGCTTCTGGGGATATTATAGGAATGTCGTTGATATCCACCCAGTTAGTTGAGCAAGCATGGAAGGAAATGGCTCAGACCCTGACAGAGGCCAACTTCAGTAGCACCCAAGAAATTCTCGAATCAGAACCACCTAAATGGCTGCCGGATAGCTCGGCTTCTTCCTGTATGCTTTGTGGTGTGCGTTTCCATCCTATTATGTGCACAAGGCATCATTGCAGGTTTTGCGGAGGGATCTTTTGTAATGAGTGTACCAAAGGAAGGAGCTTGTTGCCTGAAAATTTCCGTACCGGAGATCCTCAAAGAGTTTGTGATGTATGCTGTGTGCGCCTCGAGTCTGTGCAGCCTTACTTGATGAATCAAGTGAGTCGTGCTTCGCAGTTCCCAACTCATGATTTGACAGACTTGAGCACTTTAAGATCTTGGGTGAATTTCCCATGGGGACAGTCGATGGAATACGAGATTTACAAAGCTGCAAACACAATCTGTAGCTATGCTAGC GTTGGTTTGAGACAAGAGAAGAGAATTCCAGAAGCCATTTTGCGAGATGCAAAGGGGCTTGCGATACTTACAGTTGTGAAGGTTGGAGCTGTGGTTACCTACAATGTTGGAACTGGGTTGGTGGTTGCTCTTAGGGAAGACGGATCTTGGTCTCCACCCTCTGCCATTTCTTCCTTTGGTGCCGGCTGGGGCGCACAG GCAGGAGGAGAGTTAACTGACTTCATAATCGTGTTGAGAACATACGACGCTGTGAAAACCTTCTGCAGCGATGCACACGTCTCAATCGGAGCTGGTGCCAGTGCTGCTGTAGGAACCATTGGACGTACTGCGGAAGCTGGTCTGAGAGCTGGTGATGGTGGATACGCCGCTTGCTATACATACAGCTGCAGTAAAG GTGCCTTCATCGGGTGCTCTCTCGAAGGAAGCATGGTCACAACCCGCGCTCGAGAGAATTCCAGATTTTATGGCAGCCAATCACTCGACGCGTTAAAGATTCTTCTTGGTTCGTTACCTCAGCCGCCTGCGGCAGCCACTCTTTACCGGGCACTGGAAGACTTGTATAGGCAGATGGAGAGATGA